A window of Falco rusticolus isolate bFalRus1 chromosome 18, bFalRus1.pri, whole genome shotgun sequence genomic DNA:
ttggggatGCCCCTGTACCCCAAATTCTCCCCTGACGCCCCCATATTTCCACCCCCCAAGATGAAATTCGTGGAGTCAATCCTCAGCAACAACACGACGGACGATCACTGCCAGGAATTTGTGGCCCAACGGGGGTTGCGCCCCCTCGTCACCATTTTGGGGCTCCCCAATCTTCCTGTTGACTTCCCCACTTCTGCTGCGTGTCAGGCCGTGGCCGGAGTCTGCAAATCCATCCTGgtatgggggggtggggtgggggggctgaTACCACCGCGTGGTTGACACCAGGTGCCGTCCTGGTGACGCCAGGCACCATTTTCCCCCCCctgttttttaattcctccCTCTCAAACTTTAATTTTACCtgaattttcattcattttctcggttttagttgttttctctctcaattgtaatttctttttcccagttttgattttttttccctgctgttgtgATTCCTCCTCCTGCAAATTTTGACTCCTCTTCCTCTCAGTTTCCTGTTctccaattttatttcttctcctgattttatttcctctcccttcagttttcttttctcctgcttccgtttttattttttccttccaaacgTAATCCCTTTCGTTTTCAACTTTTActtgtttctgttaattttaatctgttttctctttatttttaattattttcattttatttttggtgtctCTGGGTTTGAATTGTTTTCTGCTCTCAGCTCTTGTAGATTCTCAGCTCTTGTAGATTCTCAGCTCTTGTAGATTCTCAGCTCTTGTAGATTCTCAGCTCTTGTAGATTCTCAGCTCTTGTAGATTCTCAGCTCTTGTAGATTCTCAGCTCTTGTAGATTCTCAGCTCTTGTAGATTCTCAGCTCTTTATTTCCCTGTCTGAATTCTTGTTTCTTCTCCgttcaatttttatttctccctctcttAATTCTTACTCCTCTCCCAATTTTAATTCCTCCCTTCCAAATGTAAATCCCCCGCCCCATTTTTTCGTCCCCCTCAAAACACCAGTCCCCCTCTACCCAGCCCTTCAATAACACCCGAATTTTGTCCTTCCGCCCGCTCAGACGCTGTCTCACGAGCCgaaggtgctgcaggagggcttgctgcagctggaggcgGTGCTGTCAGCGCTGGAGCCCCTCCACCGTCCCATCGAGGCGCCGGGGGGGTCGGTGCTGCTGCGGGAGCTGGCGGGGGCTGGCAGTGTCCCCGATGCCACCCTCTCGGCGCAGGCCACCCCCCTGCTCCACGCCCTCACCGCTGCTCACGCGTACATCATGATGTTCGTCCACACGTGCCGCGTGGGGCAGGTAAAGAAAGGAGGACGGCGCTCGGCAGTGGCAGGGGGCACCCCCATTtaggttttgggggggggtcaTCAACTTTTTTGTCACCCCCAGAGTGAGATCCGGGCCATCTCGGTGAACCAGTGGGGGTCCCAGTTGGGATTGAGCGTCTTGGGGAAACTGAGTCAGCTCTACTGCTCTTTGGTGTGGGAGAGCACCGtgctgctgtccctctgcaCCCCTAATAGGTATGGGGGGGGTTCATGAGGATTTGGGGGGGGTTCACGAGGATTTTGAGGGTGTCCGGGAGGATTTTGGGGTGGTCAGGGAGGGCTTTGGGGGCCTGGAGAGTTCTTGGGGAGCACCATGGGAGTTTGGGGGCACACCCAGGGAGTTTTGGGGGACTGGGGAGaccctgggggctgcagggtaGGGGGGGGCACTCCATGGACGACAAGGTGCAGCCTCTGCATCCCCGAATAAACCACGAGGGGGGAACCCCCTCCCCTGTGGGATATTGGGGGGGCTCTTGGGGGGTGGAGGGATGCTGAGGAGCCCCCCTAAACCACAGGGCACCTCAGTGACCccctatattttttttttatcccccgccccagcctccccccaggGTGTGAGTTCGGGCAGGCTGACATGCAGAAGCTGGTGCccaaggaggagaaggcagcgcccagccccccccagggTGGCAAGAGGGCAGGTAGGTTCCTGGCGGGGGTCCTtagaggaaggagggggggggctTTTTAGAAGGCAGGGGGGCTCTTTGTGGGGTGTCAGCAGCACTTTGGGGGTGCTCACCTCCTCCTCGCCCCTGCAGAGGGGGAAGCTGAGACTCCAGGCCCTGGGGGGGCGGTGGGTAGcgaccccccccccgcccaggggctgctggaggggatggGGCTGGAGAGCGAAGCCCTGGCCCCCATGGAGACGGACGAGCCCAGTGCCGCCGACCCCAAGGCCAAGGCCAAGATCACCCCTGCCATGGCTGCCCGCATCAAGCAGATCAAGCCCCTGCTTTCcggtaaggggggggggggtccctccGAattgctgggggctgccccgtATCTTGGGCGGGAATGGGCtttgggggtccccaggggcgGAGCGGTGGGTTTTGGGGCTCCCCAGGGGTTGGGTGCTGCATGGGGGGGGGCCCTGGGTAGTGGGTGTTGGATGTGGGGGGGATCTTGAGGGGTGGATATGGGGGGGACCCCCGGGTGTTGGTTGTTGGATATGGGGGGGGCCCTGGCTGGTGGATatgggggtccccagggcttGGGTACTAGTCATGGGGGGGCCTGGGTGTTGGGTGCTGGATATGGAAggggggggtccctgggtgCTGGACATCGGGGGGTTCCCTGGGCGTCGGGTGTCGGATATGGGGGGGGCGCCTTGGGTGTTGGGGACTAGATTCTGGGGGGCCCCGTGCACTGCATGTGGGGGGTCCCTAGGGGTTGGGTGCCGGACATTCcgggggtgccccccccccatccaTCGCCGGGGGCTGCTAACGCTCGCGCCACATCGCTCCCCCCGCAGCCTCGTCGCGGCTGGGCCGGGCGCTGGCGGAGCTCTTTGGGCTGCTGGTGAAGCTGTGCGTGGGCTCGCCGGTTCGGCAGCGCCGGAGCCACcacgccgccgccgcagcccccgcaCCCACACCCGCCGCCCGTGCCACCGCCTCGGCCCTCACCAAGCTGCTGACCaaggggctgagctggcagccccCCCCCTACACCCCGACACCCCGCTTTCGGTGAgtggggctgtgccgggggaaAGGGGGTGCCAAGGGCAaggggggggtctgggggcgAAGCCCGGGGCAagggggggggtctgggggcgGAGcccgggggaagggggggagggtCTGGGGGCGGAGcgcggggggacggggggagGGGTCTGGGGGCGGAGcgcggggggacggggggggggttgggaggggggggacggggggggggtTGGGAGGGTCTGGGGGCGGAGcgcggggggacgggggggttgggagggggggacgggggggtggtgggagggtCTGGGGGCGGAGcgcggggggacgggggggttggggggggggacgggggggggggtggggggggggcggagcgcggggggacgggggggttgggggggggggNNNNNNNNNNNNNNNNNNNNNNNNNNNNNNNNNNNNNNNNNNNNNNNNNNNNNNNNNNNNNNNNNNNNNNNNNNNNNNNNNNNNNNNNNNNNNNNNNNNNNNNNNNNNNNNNNNNNNNNNNNNNNNNNNNNNNNNNNNNNNNNNNNNNNNNNNNNNNNNNNNNNNNNNNNNNNNNNNNNNNNNNNNNNNNNNNNNNNNNNACCCCAGTAGGCCCTCAGCGTGTCCCCGTAGCCCCACAGGACATCCCAGTACAGCCCAGTAGCcgcccagcacagcccagtaGCCCCAAACACTCCCTGAGACCATCGTGCTATCACAATCCGCATTTTAGTGCTTTCCCAGTATATCCCAGTAACCCCAGTAGGCCCTCAGCGTGTCCCAGTAGCCCCACAGGACATCCCAGTACAGCCCAGTAGCCCCAAACACTCCCTGAGACCATCGCGCTATCACAAACTGCATTTTAGTGCTTTCCCAGTATATCCCAGTAACCACCCGCATGTCCCAGTAGCATCCCAGTACAGCCCAATAGCCTCCCAGTACAGCCCAGTAGCcgcccagcacagcccagtaGCCCCAAACGCGCCCTGACAACAGCCCGCTATCACTAACTGCATTTCAGTACTTTCCCAGTATATCCCAGTAACCCCCAGTAAGCGCCAGCATGTCCCAGTAGCCCCCCTgcacctcccagtgccccctcagcgccccccccagcccctcccctttccccccaggtagctcccagtgcccccccagtccctcccagtaCCATTCAgcaccccccaaacccctcctggtgccccccagcccctcccacccctcccccagtagctcccagtgccccccagtaccattcagcatcccccagcccctcccctttccccccagtagctcccagtgccccccagcccctcccagtgccccccagtccctcccagctccccccagtcCCATTCAGCATCCCCTagccccctcccagtgcccccccagtagctcccagtgccccccccagtccctcccagtgccattcagcatcccccagccccctcccagtgccccccccagcccctcccagtgccccccccccagcccctcccagtCCCATTCAGCATCCCCCAACCCCCTcctggtgcccccagccccctcccagtgccccccccagtccctcccagtgccattcagcatcccccagccccctcccggtgcccccagccccctcccagtgcccccccagtagctcccagtgccccccccagtccctcccagtgccattcagcatcccccagccccctcccggtgcccccagccccctcccagtgcccccccagtagctcccagtgccccccccagtccctcccagtgccattcagcatcccccagccccctcccggtgcccccagccccctcccagtgccccccccagtagctcccagtgccccccccagtccctcccagtgccattcagcatcccccagccccctcccggtgcccccagccccctcccagtgcccccccagtagctcccagtgcccccccccagtccctcccagtgccattcagcatcccccagccccctcccggtgcccccagccccctcccagtgccccccccagtagctcccagtgccccccccagtccctcccagtgcccgcccccagtccctcccagtcccattcagcatcccccagccccctcccagtgcccccccccagtccctcccagtgccattcagcatcccccagcccctcctggtgcccccagccccctcccagtgccccccccagtagctcccagtgccccccccagGCCCTCCCAGTCCCATtcagcatcccacagccccctcccagtgcccccagccccctctcAGTGccccccccagtccctcccagtgccccccccagtccctcccagtgccaTTCAacatcccccagccccctcctggtgcccccagccccctcccagtgcccccccagtAGCTCCCATTCCCAttcagcatcccccagccccctcccagtgccccccccagtccctcccagtccCATTCAGCATCCCCCAGTCCCCTCCTGGtgccctcagccccctcccagtgccccccccagtagctcccagtgccccccccagtccctcccagtgccattcagcatcccacagccccctcccagtgcccccagccccctctcagtgccccccccaggccctcccagtgccccccccagGCCCTCCCAGTCCCAttcagcatcccccagccccctcctggtgcccccagccccctcccagtgccccccccagtagctcccagtACCAttcagcatcccccagccccctcctggtgcccccagccccctcccagtAGCTCCCATTCCCAttcagcatcccccagccccctcccagtgccccccccagcccctcccagtCCCAttcagcatcccccagccccctcctggtgcccccagccccctcccagtAGCTCCCATTCCCAttcagcatcccccagccccctcccagtgccccccccagcccctcccagtCCCAttcagcatcccccagccccctcctggtgcccccagctccctcccagtAGCTCCCATTCCCAttcagcatcccccagccccctcccagtgccccccccagccctcccagtcccattcagcatcccccagccccctcctggtgcccccagccccctcccagtAGCTCCCATTCCCAttcagcatcccccagccccctcctggtgccctccagccccctcccagcccccaccagcccctcccagtgcccccccgtgctcccagtgctcccagtgctcACGGGCCAGGcgcgggggctgggggtgccgaGGGCGCGCAGCACGCAGCACAGCTGCTCGATGTCGCTCTCCCCCGGGAACAGCGGCGACAGGTTCAGCAGCTCCCCGAAAACGCAGCCCACCGCCCTGCGGCGCCACGTCaactgggagcactgggcaAACTGGGAGcaccgggggcgggggggggggggggggggggggggcggccagGTGATTGGAAGAGGTGAGACGCCCCCGGAtctgggggggaagggggggtcCTAGGGGATCTGGGagggggggtctgggggtgtCCCAGGGATCTGGGGAGGGGGATCGCAGGCGATAGGGGGGTcccaggggttgggggggggggggggaggggatcccaggggttggggggggggaggggatcCCAGGGgattggggggggaggggatcccaggggattggggggggggaggggatcCCAGGTGacccagggaggggggggggtgtcccaggGATCTGGGCAGAGGGATCCCTGGTgacccggggggggggtggatCTCAGGTGACCCGGGGATCCCAGGTgatccggggggggggggggggggatcccAGGGATCTGGGGATCCCAGGTGAtctggggaggtggaggggggtGTCCCAGGGATTTGGGCAGAGGGATCCCAGGTGACCCGGGGGGGGGAGGATCTCAGGTgatctggggagggggggggggggggatcccAGGGATCTGGGGATCCCAGGTGAtctggggaggtggaggggggtGTCCCAGGGATTTGGGCAGAGGGATCCCAGGTgatcggggcgggggggggggggggggagggaacTCAGGTGACCTGGGGATCCCAGGTGATCTGGGGGGAAGTGAGGGATCCCAGGGATCGGGGAGGGGGGATCCCAGTGCCTCACCACAGATCGACCCCCTCATCGTAGTGGCGGGCGCCGTACAGCAGCTCCGGCGCTCGGTACCACCTGAAGGGGCAGGGAgcgggggtcggggggggggaCCAGTGCCAGGGGGGGCGGAGCCCAGTGCCCGGGGGGCGGGTCccggtgctgggggggggggtcccggtgctggggggggggtcccggtgcTGGGGGCGGTACCTGGTGGCCACCTGGTGGCTGTAGGGGCGCCCGCGGGGGGGGCCCAGCACTCGCGCCAGCCCGAAATCCGCCAGCTTGAGGCGGCCGGCGCCGTCCAGCAGCAGGTTGGCCGGCTTCAGGTCCTGGGGGCCACCAGTCACACCAGTAAGCCCTGAAACCCCCCTACTGGGAACCGGGGTCTCCCAGGGTCCCCTTCCCAGTCACACCAGTAAGCCCTGAAACCCCCCTACTGGGAACCGGGGTCTCCCAGGGTCCCCTTCCCAGTCACACCAGTGAGCCCTGAAACTCCCCTACTGGCAACCTGGGTCTCCCAGAGTCCCCTTCCCAGTCACACCAGTAGCCCCTGCCCCTCCATATTGGGAACTGGCCCCCCCCCCGTGTCTCCCAGTCCCCCTCTTATCCCAGGGTCCCTTCCCCAGTCACACCAGTAAGCCCTGAAACCCCCCTGCTGGGAACCTGGGTCTCCCAGAGTCCCCTTCCCAGTCACACCAGTAGCCCCTGCCCCTCCATATTGGgaactgcccccccccccgtgtcTCCCAGTCCCCCTCTTATCGCAGGGTCCCTTCCCTAGTCACACCAGTAAGCCCTGAAACCCCCCTACTGGGAACCTGGGTCTCCCAGAGTCCCCTTCCCAGTCacaccagcagcccctgcccctccgTATTGGGAACTGTGTCCCCCCCCCGGGGTCTCCCAGCCCCCCACTTATCCCCGGGTACCCTTCCCAGTTACACCAGTAACCCCTGATACCCCCCTACCGGGAACCAGGGTCTCCCAGGGTCCCATTCCCAGTCACACCAGTAGCCCCTGCCCCTCCGTACCGGGAACTGGGGCCTCACGGGATCTCCCAGCCCCCCCACTCCACCCCTGCGTCCCCTTCCCAGTCACACCAGTAACCCCTGAAACCCCCCTGCTGGGAACCGGGGTCTCCCAGGGTCCCCTTCCCAGTCACACCAGTAGCCCCTGCTCCTCCGTACTGGGAACTGGGGCCTCCTGGGCTCTCCTGGCCCCCCCCTCCCAGTATTGCCCAGTagcccctcaccccccaaaCTGGGAACAGGGTCATCCAAGGCTCTCCTggccccccccctcccagaaTCCCTTTTTCCAGTATCACCCAGTAGCCCCTGGCCCCCCATACTGGGAACAGGGGTCTCatgccccccccctccccacgccTAGTCCCCCTTCCCATTCACCCCAGTAACTCTTTGCCCCCCAAACTGGGAACAGCCCCCCTCATAAcacagccgcccccccccccccccccaaagacACCCTCCCCCCCAGTCCCCCTTCCCATTCATCCCAGTAACCGTTTGCCCTCCCCTGCTGGGAACAGCCCCCCTCATaccacagcccccccccaaaagatagcccccccccaacccctctTCCCATTCACCCCAGTAAGCCTTTGCCCCCCCCGACTGGGAACAGCCCCCCTCATACCAcagccctcccccccccaaaagacatccccctcccctccccaaacacccgccccccccccgatgctggggtgcccccccccaATACGGGGGTCCCCCCTCACCCGGTGCAGGATGTGCTGGCGGTGACAGTGTCCCAGCCCCCTCAGGGTCATGGCCAAGAGCGCCCGGACgcgggggggggacaggggggtgggggtcacCCGCAGGAGCCCCCCCAAATCGCCCACCAGGAAATCGAAGGCCAGGACGACGGCGGGACCCTGGGCGAAGGCGGCACGGAGGCGCAcaacctgggggggggggggggggcacagggggtcAGGGGGGTGGGCCCCAATATCGGGGGGGGCCCCCAACatcggggggggaggggcaagATCCCAGGGGGGACCCCAGCatcggggggggaggggcaagATCCTGGGTGGGATCCCAGCatcggggggggaggggggggaaggggcagcatcggagggggggcagggaggggggagggagcaAGATCCCAGGGGGGACCCCAGCatcggggggggaggggcaagATCCCGGGGGGGACCCCAATAtcgggggggggaggggggtagGTGGCTGGGAGGACCCTGACCTTGATAGTGGtctggggggggagggggaccCCCATATTCTGTGTATGTGGTCGGATATGGGTGGGGGGGTgtaagggggtgggggggtgtaagggggtggggggaccccAAGAtctgggggggagggggaccTCCATATTCTGCGTACGGGGGGCttattggggtgggggggtaagggggtggggggaccccAAGATCTGAACAGGAGGGGTTCAGGCTTTGAGGCTCAGGTGCCTGGGGGGGGACAGACCCCGATATGGGTCTGGGGGGAGgacggcgggggggggggggtgtctgaGGAGGGGGGGGACCCCaggatttggggggggtgggcacaCAACTTACGTGGGGGTGGTCCTCGATCTCCCGCAGGGCCTTGATCTCCCgcagggtttgggggggcaCCCCCTCCTCGGGGCGGCGCAGGGGGACCTTCTTCAGGGCCACCAGCTCCcctgtctggggggggggggggggggggggggggctatgGGTGCTGGGTTGGCTACGGGTGCTGGGAGGGGCTGGTGTCTGGGGGTCCCAGGCCCACAGAGCCCCCCCAAACCACCCCCAGGCCCCCTGAGGCCTACCCAGGCCCTGAGGCCTACCCACCCCCGGGCCCCTGAGGCCTaccccccagccctccagcgccccccccctcccagcgCCCTggtccccctccccccagccccacctccCTGTCCTTGGCCTTAAAAACGACGCCGTGAGCACCCTCCCCGATGCGGCCCAGTATGATGTACTGGTCCATATTGGGagcgctgggggggggggggggccgggaaGAAGAGGCGGGAGTAGCAGCAATGGCGGAAGGCCGACCCCCGGCCCACAATGCACCGCGCCGCgctcccccaaccccccccgGTACCTGGTGGCCCCTCGCAACGGAGCCCCGCCCCCTAGCA
This region includes:
- the CDK20 gene encoding cyclin-dependent kinase 20, coding for MDQYIILGRIGEGAHGVVFKAKDRETGELVALKKVPLRRPEEGVPPQTLREIKALREIEDHPHVVRLRAAFAQGPAVVLAFDFLVGDLGGLLRVTPTPLSPPRVRALLAMTLRGLGHCHRQHILHRDLKPANLLLDGAGRLKLADFGLARVLGPPRGRPYSHQVATRWYRAPELLYGARHYDEGVDLWAVGCVFGELLNLSPLFPGESDIEQLCCVLRALGTPSPRAWPVSTGSTGILKCS